The genomic segment GTGAGATGTGCTACAGACACATCTTAAGAAATTCAttggtggatcgtgtgactaatgttgaggtcctaggTAGATCTCGACTATAAGTGGGATGCAGCGATAACGATAAATAAGTTATGGAATGCGTAGACACACGAAAACATGGAAAATACGGATAAGTGGAGATAAATAAGGGACACGAAAAAATATAGACAAATAAGAGATACATGTTTATAATATGAATATGTAATAGACTATTGATGAGATCGATAATATaaactaataaaacaaaaaataacttcTAACAGTACATTTTTATGATCTTACTCTTCTATGATAGAtcattaaaattcatatttaaagCTCCcctagttaaaattaaaaatcacccCATTGTTTCCGTTTCTACATCCACTTCACCGCTATACTCACACGGTGAACAGCATTAACCGGAAAGATAAGTTTTTCTTTCTACCGAGAAATTTGTTACAATTCGCATAGCATTTATACACATTAACATTGGGGTTATTTATTTCGTCTGGCCCCTTTTAAGTCTGGCCCGTTCTTTATGACCGCATTCACTCTTCTCTATTAAAATGGTTCAGAGACAGAGAAAGAAAAATTTCCGTGAAAAGTTTCTAATAATTAATTGGTttgtttttttcattaattttgttgGTATTTCGTTTTTCCAATAGCAATTCTTGTATTTGTTTTAAAGGGCTTTTTACGTTTCAATGTCactttcatatcttcttttcctGCTTCTGTAGGTTCAATACTGTCTgaattgtaaaattttttatatacgtTCTTCTAATTTTTATAATGATTGTCCTGTTTTGCAGTAAGTATCAATATTCTGTCACAAATATGTCATCTTTTGACACTAGtcatttacaaaattataaaatttttgtttactcACACATTTGTATCCAAATTCAAAATTCTGAGGAATGAAACATATCAAATCTATgtatccaaaaatcaaaccatTGCTTATGCTATTTTACACAAAATTTGCAAGAAATGAGTGGGGGAGGTGTAGCGGAATCCTTCTTCTGTGGTGGCTTTGGAGGGATATGTTCAGTTTTTGTATCGCACCCTACTGACACCGTTAAAGTCCGACTACAAACGATGCCCGTCCCCAAACCTGGTGAGCCGCCTCTATATTCAGGAATTTTGCATTGTATCCAAAAATCTACCAAAAATGAAGGTATATTCTTTTTGTACAAGGGCATGACTACTCCACTACTATCAGTAACTCCAATGACTGCTGTATGCTTTATGGGTTATGCACTAGGGAATAAGATATTTGGACCTGCAGATGGAAGCCCACTGACTAATTTTCAAATATATGCTTCTGGAGTATTCGCTGGACTTTGTACTGGTCCTGTTATTACTCCAGGAGATAGAATAAAGAGCATTTTACAAGTTCAAAGGGCACACAAAACGCATAAAGGACCTTTAGATTGCGCTATTCAACTTTATCAGAAGGGAGGAATTCCAAGTATATTTAGAGGACTAACGATCACGACACTAAGAGATGCAACTTCAACTGGAGTGTACTTTCTTAGTTATGATCTGATACGACGACAATTTCTGAGCAAACAACATCCAGGATGGGATCTATTGGTAACTATGCTATCTGGAGGTGTTGCAGGTGCTATCGGCTATATAATAGCCATGCCTGCCGATGTGATAAAGAGTAAAATACAAGCATCCCTCGATGACCAATCTAGACGGGGTATTAGACAAGTTTTTAAAGAAGTTATGGTAACCGAGGGAGTTCCTGGACTTTTTAAAGGCGGTACGCTTATTTTACTTAGAGCGTTTTTGACATGCTCAGTTTGTTTCTTATGTGTTACCCTTTGTAAAGATTCTTTAAAGAATTATAAAACAaggcaaaaaaataaaacatcagaAGTAGTAGAACACTGACATTATTGAGTTTTAATAATCTACTTTTATCTATCTTTTCTTCATAATAACTTAAATCATTCACTAATCCATTCTACTTAATGTCCTAATAGATTACTGATGGATTATGCATTTTGAGTATGTATTCGAGAAAATGTTGATTATTTAATAATTACTAATTATAAATGGCAATAACATGTACATACAATAGTTAATGACCTGCAATGAGCTGAAGAGTCGGGCGCAAAATTAGAGCATACAATTTAATATGAAAAAGACAATCAAGATGAAAAAATGATGATGAAACAAGAAAGACGCAGACAAAGAGAATTTGACGTGAACTGGCAAAGATCAAAGatgttttatgaaaaatgctcCTTTCCATAAAACACAAGCTGTCCGGCGGAATATTTTACAGCAAAGTTCTGGTACAGCAAACTTCAGcaaaacagttacaataaaacaaattttctcatcCCTAATTACACCTGAAATGTGCGATATTATTCTAAAAGGAAGCAAAAGAAAAGctcaataaataacacaataCTACAATACTAAACATATAGTAAAATTTCAGAATTCTGACATTAGgccttagaaattttttttaagtgcATTACCAAAGAAGAATATGACGCTTTTGTGGGAATTCTTATCGAATTTGGTTTAcagaagtaaaataaataaatgaaatgcTCTGCCACTGGTTCGTGCTGCTATGTCGCGAGATAATTTCCAATTACTGTTGAGGATTATTTGTTTTGATGGCAATTGGCATGCAGCATATGGAGCTCTTTTAAATCCGTGATATCTAGACCATGCTAAAGAGTAATTTTAAGTGTAATTAAAAAAGGGTAAACCTCAGAACATATAACTGTAGATGAGGCAGGGATATAAAAATATACTTAATACATTCCATCAAAGCTGGGCAGGGATATAAAAATATACTCAATACATTCCATCAAAGCTGTAAAATGTGATATTAAGATTTTTTGGGCATGAAATGCTCAAAATGCTTACCCATTACAAGGACAATTATATACTGGAAAGCTGTCACGTGGAGAACTTGTTCTTCTTCAAGTTCTATCTTCTATccaaggttggaaatcatcatggctatgtggACCCTGTTGTACCCTGGAAAATACCCTGTTACGccgacgacgcaatattgatagctcaagataaaaatccacagatttaacataagagcaaaagaatttaatatgataatcttatctcagaaaactaaaacaatagtagtcagcaaagaactaaccagatgtaaaatagaaattgatgacatcagtattaaacaagtaataacACACCCTTCCAGATTCCTGGAAGCCTTAGTTTTTAGAGTAAGGTAGGTCCTAAATATCTAAGTGGTGAGAAAGTTTTTATTTCCTACTCATCCAGTTACTCTACAAACCATCGTGCGAGATGgtgagcagaaactctcacgctcacaaaaacaactgCACTAAAAacgcgagtggcacaaaggcgcatgaaAAGGTCAATTCttggcgtgacaaaaaaagacaaaataaggaatcaatacttaaggaaaagaacaggtatcagtgatgtcgtcgaacgtatagccaagctgaaatggagtTGGGAAGGTCACATAGcaagactgaaagacacaagatggaccagaaaactaatcgactggcgcccacgagaagacaaacgcaccagaggacgaccaccaacacgctggatgaacgacattagacgaatatccaacaaatggcaacaagaagcataGAATCGTGAAGAGTGacaaaaaatgggagagacctatatccagcagtggacagaagatgttgcatgatgatgatgagtcCTTCTGTCGTTCGAATTATCAGTTTCTTCCTGTTTCTTAGTCAGTGCTCTCGTCGATACCAATTTGCTTCATTCTGTGTCCTTACTTAGCTGTTTGCGTTCTTCTAATGTAACTTCTACTCGTGGTAGGACATCTACTGTGACGTTTTCAGTTTCCTTTACGTATTTAATTGTCAAGTTGTTTTCCTATAACTTCAATCTGAATTAAGTTAGACTGCTTGAagggttcatcatcatcatcatcatcatcatcatcatcatcagaatCAGAATAAAAAATTCCTTATGTGGTAGGTATTGTTTCCATTTGGCAATACTCCATACTATTGCTAACAGGTCATTGTCTATCGTAGGATAATTTATTTCCGCTTTGTTGAGCATTCTACTGACAAATGCTGCCGATTTGTCATTACCATTTGTAAAAAACTTGTTTTTCTTCGATAAATCTGGAAATTCCATTACTGGGGGTTTGTTAGTGATACATTGAGTTTATCAAAAGCTTCTCTCAATTCTGCTGTCTTCTCGAATATTTTACATTCTTCCTCGATAGTCATTCCTGTTGTCAAAAATCTGTCGCAAATTTCTTTCTTCATTATGACTTCTTCGATTTTCGTTTCGatctcaaaatattttataatttcgcATATCACCGgcaaaattttgaatatttttccgaCTATATATCTGTAGTTAATGTCTTCCTTCTTCTGCGCACAAGGTGGTGTAGACATCGTTTTGTCGAGCTAGAGCCACAGAAACCGCGGCGAGTGGGATTCCAATACCACCCTAACCTATCGTCGTGCAGCTTTATGCTTGAAGTAGGTTCCATCAATAAAGTCGAAACATATCCCATGTGTCTACTACGTTGTTAGTTAAGTAGAATTCCTTCAGGTCCTTTATACTATGACGTTTGCCTATTTGTCACAATTAACCACCATCAACCAAAGGCGATAGTTTCTTCATTATCTTACATATAACGAATTGGGGAATATTAGCGATaaatgtgtaataaaataataattactaaaGTAAACAATTAACTAATAGTGTCATCAATAAATATGCAATAcaaatttataatatatgaagcactgtttgattaaaaaattgacatattttgactctagatttttaaaaaagaagaaaaagttgTAGTCATAATTATTTAACTGTAGATGTTTATAAGAGAGGAAAAAACTACTCACATTTATTTTCACATTTGTCTTTGTTCATTCTCGTATGAGTCTAACTATGATTCGGCGGATCTCTTGGCGCATGTAGTCCAGGATTTGGCGTCGAAGTTTCTCCTCCAAGATCTAATACAAGAAA from the Diabrotica undecimpunctata isolate CICGRU chromosome 1, icDiaUnde3, whole genome shotgun sequence genome contains:
- the LOC140442161 gene encoding congested-like trachea protein gives rise to the protein MSGGGVAESFFCGGFGGICSVFVSHPTDTVKVRLQTMPVPKPGEPPLYSGILHCIQKSTKNEGIFFLYKGMTTPLLSVTPMTAVCFMGYALGNKIFGPADGSPLTNFQIYASGVFAGLCTGPVITPGDRIKSILQVQRAHKTHKGPLDCAIQLYQKGGIPSIFRGLTITTLRDATSTGVYFLSYDLIRRQFLSKQHPGWDLLVTMLSGGVAGAIGYIIAMPADVIKSKIQASLDDQSRRGIRQVFKEVMVTEGVPGLFKGGTLILLRAFLTCSVCFLCVTLCKDSLKNYKTRQKNKTSEVVEH